A region from the Lemur catta isolate mLemCat1 chromosome 7, mLemCat1.pri, whole genome shotgun sequence genome encodes:
- the LOC123641571 gene encoding olfactory receptor 51A4-like, protein MSILNTYEIEISTFYLVGIPGMEITHIWLSIPICFMDIAAILGNCTILFFVKTEPSLHEPMYYFLSMLALSDLGLSFSSLPTMLRVFLFNIPGISPDACIAQEFFIHGFLAMESSILLIMSFDRFIAICNPLRYTSILTSARVLQIGIVFGLKNVVLILPFPFTLKHLRYCEKNLLSHSYCLHQDVMKLACSDNKVNVIYGLFVALTGILDLTFIFVSYVLILKAVLSIASQKERLKVLNTCVSHICAVLIFYVPIISLAVIYRFAKHSSPLIRILMADVFLLGLH, encoded by the coding sequence ATGTCTATCCTCAACACCTATGAAATTGAAATCTCTACTTTCTATTTGGTTGGGATTCCAGGTATGGAGATTACCCACATTTGGCTCTCCATCCCCATATGTTTCATGGACATTGCTGCCATCCTGGGGAATTGCACCATCCTGTTCTTTGTGAAAACAGAGCCTTCTCTGCATGAACCCATGTACTACTTTCTCTCCATGTTGGCTCTGTCTGACCTGGGACTATCCTTCTCCTCTCTACCTACCATGCTAAGGGTTTTCTTGTTCAATATTCCAGGAATTTCCCCTGATGCCTGTATTGCCCAAGAGTTTTTCATTCATGGATTCTTAGCCATGGAGTCATCTATACTTCTCATCATGTCCTTTGATCGCTTTATTGCCATCTGCAACCCTCTGAGATACACCTCCATCCTTACCAGTGCCAGAGTCCTTCAAATTGGGATTGTTTTTGGTCTGAAAAATGTGGTGTTGATCCTCCCTTTCCCTTTCACTCTAAAACATCTAAGATACTGTGAGAAGAACCTCCTGTCCCATTCCTACTGCCTCCATCAGGATGTCATGAAGCTGGCCTGCTCTGACAACAAGGTTAATGTCATCTATGGCTTATTTGTTGCTCTCACAGGCATTCTAGACTTGACATTTATTTTCGTGTCCTACGTTCTGATACTGAAAGCAGTGTTGAGCATAGCATCACAAAAGGAAAGGCTCAAAGTCCTCAATACATGTGTTTCCCACATCTGTGCTGTGCTCATCTTCTATGTGCCCATTATCTCCCTAGCTGTCATCTACCGGTTTGCCAAACACAGTTCCCCACTCATTAGGATCCTCATGGCTGATGTTTTTCTGCTGGGCCTCCATTGA
- the LOC123642025 gene encoding LOW QUALITY PROTEIN: olfactory receptor 51A4-like (The sequence of the model RefSeq protein was modified relative to this genomic sequence to represent the inferred CDS: inserted 1 base in 1 codon), with product MSVFNTSKLEISTFFLIGIPGMEHAHIWVSIPMCLMYLIAILGNCTILFFIKTEMSLHEPMYYFLSMLTFSDLGLSISSLPTMLRIFLFNATGISSDACFAQEFFIHAFSAMESSVLFIMSVDRFIAIYNPXRYTSILTSDRVVKIGLVFAAMSISVVLPFPFILKRLKFCKKSLLSHSYCLHQDVMKLACSDNRVNIIYGFFVALLSILYLVCISVSYMLILKIVMGIASHKGRLKVLNTCVSHICAVLIFYVPIITLAALHRFAKNVSPVIRVIIADIFLLVPPLMNPIVYSVKSQQIRNLILAKLCQKQHE from the exons ATGTCAGTCTTCAATACCTCCAAACTGGAAATCTCTACCTTCTTCCTGATTGGGATCCCAGGGATGGAGCATGCTCACATTTGGGTCTCCATCCCCATGTGCCTCATGTACCTCATTGCCATCCTGGGGAACTGCACCATCCTCTTTTTCATAAAAACTGAGATGTCTCTACATGAGCCTATGTATTATTTCCTCTCCATGCTGACATTTTCTGACCTGGGACTGTCCATCTCCTCTCTTCCAACCATGCTGAGAATCTTCTTGTTCAATGCCACAGGAATTTCCTCAGATGCCTGCTTTGCCCAAGAGTTTTTCATCCATGCATTCTCAGCTATGGAGTCATCAGTACTTTTCATCATGTCTGTTGATCGCTTTATAGCCATCTACAACC TGAGATACACCTCCATCCTCACCAGTGACAGAGTTGTTAAAATTGGCCTTGTGTTTGCTGCAATGTCTATTTCAGTTGTCTTGCCTTTCCCTTTTATTCTAAAGAGGCTGAAATTCTGTAAGAAAAGCCTTTTATCTCACTCTTACTGCCTCCACCAGGATGTCATGAAGTTGGCCTGTTCTGACAACAGGGTCAATATCATCTATGGGTTTTTTGTGGCTCTTTTGTCTATATTATACTTGGTATGCATTTCTGTGTCTTACATGTTGATTCTGAAAATTGTCATGGGCATTGCCTCCCACAAGGGTCGCCTCAAGGTCCTTAACACTTGCGTCTCCCACATCTGCGCCGTGCTCATCTTCTATGTGCCCATCATCACCTTGGCGGCCCTTCACCGCTTTGCCAAAAATGTTTCTCCAGTTATTAGGGTCATAATAGCTGATATCTTCCTTCTAGTTCCCCCTCTAATGAATCCCATTGTGTACTCTGTGAAGAGTCAGCAGATTAGAAATCTGATCCTGGCAAAATTATGTCAGAAACAGCATGAATGA